In Oryza sativa Japonica Group chromosome 8, ASM3414082v1, the sequence CATGTGGGAGATCAACAAGCTCCCAAATCCCATTGCGATTCACCGCGTCCATCTCTTCACGCATGGCTGCTCGCCATGCATCATCACCCTCCGCCTCTGCAAACGAGCATGGCTCACCAGGTCCAGCGAGGAGCAAAGACGCCTCCTCGAGTTCCCGTTGTGCAATCCCTGGTGCCGGGGCATTCTCCCCGATCAAGTTGTCGACTGTGCGGTAGCGGACAGGGGTGTTGGAGTGCGCCGCGTCGATCCTCTCCTCGTCGTGTGAGGGAGGTGACACGAACTCTGTTGGGGCAACGCTAGGACTTGGTGCTGGTGTGGCAGGGGTTGCTGGTGAAGTCTCTTGTAGTGGCGTTGGGGATGCTGATGGGGTCACCACGCCTCCCCCCACACTAGGGATAGGATGCCCAGTGGTCTTCTCAACATGGTACTCGATGGCGAAATCGCTGCTCGGTCGAGCATCTGTGCTGCTTGCTGCCGTCCAGTCCCACCCGCGGCTCTCGTCAAAGATGACATCACGGGCGAGACGTACACGCCGTGTCCTTGGATCCAGGACACGATATGCCTTCACCCCTTCTTCATAGCCAATGAAGACGCCGGGTGTGCTGCGGTCGTCGAGCTTGCGCACATCGTTTAGCTCCTTCACGTACGCCAGGCACCCGAAGGTACGTAGGAAGCTGACCATCGGCTTCTTGCCGTGCCAAGCTTCATACGGCGTCTTGCCAGTGAGGCTTTTGGTTGGTGCATGATTGAGGAGGAAGACAGCCGTGCTGACAGCCTCCCCCCAAAACTCCGCAGGCATTCCCTTCTGTTTGAGAAGGGCGCGCGCCATGGACACCACTGTCTGATTCCGCCGCTCGACCACGCCATTTTGTTGTGGGGCGTAGGGCGCGAAGAAATGACGTTGGATACCCTCATCAGTGCAGTAGGTGGCGAACTCAAGCGACGTGAACTCGCCGCCGTTGTCCGTGCGAAATACACACAGCTTGCGCCCACAGTGAGTCTTGGCTGCCATCTGAATTCTCTTGATGGCGTCAGGTGCATTGCTCTTGGCTGCTAGGAGCGCCACCCACATGTATCGTGTGGCATCGTCGACCAGCAGCAAGAAGTAACGCCGGCCACCTGGCGTTGCCGGCGTGATAGGGCCACAGATGTCGCCATGGACGAGATCTAGCGGCTCCTGAGCGCGGTACTTGGCTGCCTTTGGAAAGGCAGCGCGCCGATGCTTGGTGATGACACACGTGTCGCAAAGCTGCTCGACATGCTCCAGTCGAGGCAGGCCACGCACGAGCTCTTGTCGGCCCATCTTCTCTAGCGAGCCGAAGTGGATGTGCCCGAAGCGCTCGTGCCAGCGCCAGGCAACATCATCGTGTCGCGTAGCCAAGCAAATCGGCCTAGCAACCTCGAGACGGAGGACGTATAGACGGCTTCGTCCCCGCTTGATCTTGgcaagaagacggcggcggcggtcccaGATACGCATGATGCCGTCCTCGACCAGCACACGCGTCCCGCTTTCATCAAGCTGACCGATGCTGATGATTGAGCTCTTGAGGCGCGGAATGTAGTAGACGCCACTGAGAACCTTGTGCTCGCCATTCTTGCCGGTGAAGATGACGTTACCGGCACCCTTGATGTCTACGATGGAGCTGTCTCCAAATTTGACGGTGCCGGTGACGCTTCGATCGAGCTCAGCAAAGACGTCACCACGGCCTGTCATGTGGTTGGTGGCTCCTGTGTCAAGGTACCACGCCTCCTTGTCCTCAGCGTCCGTGGCTCCTAGGCTCACCTGCACTCGCGGTTCAACGAGGGAGACAGGAGATGGCGCGATGATGGGGCCATCATTGAGCTCGCAAGCGTGGGCCATCAACAAAGTGGCATCGTCATCTTCAAGCTCGCATGCCCGCGAAAGCAGCAggacgtcgtcatcgtcatcacctTGGGCTAGGTGAGCGGCTTCTTTCTTGGGCTGGcgacagtccttggcccaatggccaagaCGGCCACAATTGTGGCATCTGTTTGGTGCCGTGTCCCGATTGGTGTTCCCTTTCTCGCCTCCTACGCCGCCACCAAAACCTCTTTTCTTGCGATGGGAGCGAGGTCGCTGACGAGCTCCACCTTGCGACTGCTTGGAGGATCGCTCCCCTTTTTGTCGCTCCTTCTGCCGTGCGAGCCACTGCTCCTCCGTGAGGAGAAGCTGGCCTCCGGCTGGAGTAGTCGTCGACGTTGGAGCTGGTCACCGTTCCTCCGCCACCTTGAGACGCCCAGTGACATCCTCGATGGTGAGTGTCGAGAGATCCAACAGGGTCTCAATCGACACAGCGATTTGGGAAAATCGCTCTGGGACGACGCGCAAGAACTTCTCGATGACGTTCTGCTCCTCGATTCGTTCTCCTAATGTCCCAAGCTGAGACACTAGGCTTGTGAGCCGTAGGGCGAAGTCGTCGATCGATTCACCATCATGGAACGAGATGGATTCATACTCCCGGTGCAGCTGTTGCGCCTTCGCCTTCCTCACGCGGTCCACGCCGACGCGCATCACTTTGATGGCATCCCAGGCGTCCTTCGCGGAGTCCTTGGTGGCGAGCAGCGAGATCATCTCGCTGGGGACAGCGCGTAGGATGGCCTCCATTGCCATCCTGTCTTCTTGCTCATCGCATTCACCATGCTCCACCGCGTCCCAAAGGCCACGGGCTTGCAGCATCACCTTCATCAGCAGCGACCACTCGGTGTAGTTGGTTCGCGTGAGGGTGGGGAAAGCAGCAGCGCCGCCAACCTCCCTGACAGTCCGCTGCACAACAACCTCTCGAACAGCAGCGCCTCGACCTCGTCCTCGCCGTGGTGTTGGCGATAACGAGTGACGGCGGCCGCGGTGTTGTGGCGACCTGGAAGCATTGGCTCCAGCAgctggtactccctccatctctctctcacacttCTTTAACctgagctctgataccaattgttgGTAGGATCACTTCTGAACTACACTCAATAGTCTAgctgaaactgaaactgaaaatGAGCTGAAAAGCTTACTTATGTTAGCACAATAGCTATATTTATAGTACATGGATAGGTCGGTTGCTGAACCGACAATACTGCTGCTGCTATGTTCCTGCTAGAGGTAAAATCAAAATTGACTACTACCACTAATAGCAGCTGTCTGACAACCGAGTAACAGCTGCAGCCTATAGCTTACTGTCTAAGGAAACCAAATAACTAACTAGAACAAGGATTATACTAACAAGCCATACTTAATCTCTCCTGGAGACACATTTGGCTATAAGGTCAGCGTCTTACTGTCTTAGCAATCAAATTGCTTAGCCAGCTCATACTTCAATGAGTTATATGTATATCTGATTAGGCGAAAGAAATGCAGAAATTAATGAAAGACAGGATTTGCTCGAGGCCTTGACTCAGTTAATTCCTCAATCCTCATTACAAAAAATATCATTGATTTCATGAGTAAACATTACAGCACATAATGCTGATATCTATCAAGAAAAATGAAGTTCTTGTGGGCCATTAGAGGGAACTGGGACATTTGGGTCCGGCTAGCTGTGATATGTGACTGTTAGCAAGGTGGGATGGGTGAGTGAACaaagaaaccaaaaaaaaaaaaaaaaactcactgaAACCAGTGAGGATTCAGGAAATAATGCTACTAATCAGATCCCGTGGCGTGGCAACCGCCATCATAGactaagaccctgtttagatgggactaaaactttttagtctctatcacatcggatatttggacactaattataaatattaaacgtagactattaataaaacccattatataaccctggactaattcgcgagacgaatctattaagcctaattaattcatgattagcctatgtgatgctacagtaaacatacgctatgtatggattaattaggcttaaaaaatttatcacacgaattagctctcatttatgtaattagttttataagtagtctatgtttaatactccaaattcatCCGACATTCATCCGAcatgacagggactaaagtttagtccctggatccaaacaccacctaataaATTGGTGACAACATAAAAACAGCCATGCCACAGAACCATACCTCGTTCTGCCCGCGCGGGACCTCCAAACGGTAACAACATCCCTTCGGCTGGAGCTGTCCAGCAAACTGAACCTCATTGTTCCTAGCACAGAAAATTACACCGAATCAAGTATACTCCCCTAAAAACACCCAGCGCTCTACTAGCCACGCGCTTGCACCAGTCGACGCACAAATGCACACATTCCATTACCTCTCACCGCAATGCGGGCACTCGAAAGCCATCAGAACCACCTGCAGATTTACAAACGTGAATTCGACACCGCTCTCGAATGAGAACAAGCAGCAGTCAGTTCAGCCACCAATGAGAATGGCACGAGAGCTAATCTAATCTCACCTCCCGGAAGTGCGGAATCATGGTCATCAGAAGCCTCGTGGTGCCCTGGCCACAGAAAAATCGCACGCAGGTCTCAGCACCCTCGCCACAAGCAAAAACCGAGCGAAGAAGCTACACCAAACTTAGAGGCCCTTACGTTGTCGCCGCAGCGCATGCAAAGGGACTCGATCTCgtggagcggcgcggcgtgggcctcctcgtcgccgccgccgccgcccgccgactCCGCCGCCGAGCGGAGGTCCACCACCACCCGCCCTTCCTCCCCGGAGCTCGCCAtggtctccgccgccgctaaGCGAAGGAGCGGAGGCTCCCTCTCGCGATCTCTCTGGCTTAGGTCTGCGTGGTTCGGCTCTCGTGGCGGCAGTGGAGGCGTGGAAGCTGGTGGCGCTGGTGGCTTCGCGgcgggaggggaagggagaagGGAAAGGAAGGGAAGACGCGAGAAAGGGGCGGAGACCTAGGAGTCTCTGGAGTCCGGAAATGGGCTGGGCTTATGAAACCGGTTAGTTCACCTGATGGGCCAGATGCCCGATGGGCCTTGTTGGGCTGTAGTGATGGACTCCTGGGCTGCTGCGCAGTATTGAATTTGCCGTTACAAAGTCGAAATAAGttcaatttgactcccttacattaaaagtgacccgaatctaatccatgcccctaaaccgcaaaaccagatatctcgacccccaaactattgaaaccgatgcaatttgactctctaggcggttttgaaggtcgtTTTTGctaacgtggcgcctacgtggtgaTATTGATCGGGTCTTCTTTACACGTGGTGTCGACGTGGCGCTGCCCTTCCCTTCCTCTTCGGCTGTCTGCCGCTTGCGCGGCTGCGGTGGGCAAGCGCAAGCTGGAGCGGCGGCTACGGGCGGTCGAGGGCCGGaaagcggcagcagcggcgtcgGGCGGGATGTCAAGATCTGGAGTAGTGGAGAGTGGAGATGAGCGGTGCCCCGAGCTCCTCCCGTCGACGAAATAGAGCAACGTTGTGGCCACCGTCGAGCTCGGCGAGAAGggcccccctctctcctccccatctTCTTCTTGATGGCGCAACAGGACGGTTGCTGGGAAGTAgcaagcgacggcggcgaaggagctTGGCGACATGGCAGGTACGCCCAGTggcatggcgatggcggcgggcaAGCGAAGACGGCTGTGAGCGGCGAAGATGCGGGCGGGGGGGGTGCGAGGACGGCGGCATCCGACGGTGGCCGCCATGGATAGGGTGAGGTGGGGATCTCCCCGACAATGTCCGCCGCCACCATGGCGTGTAGGTCGGTTGtgtgctccgcctccgccctcacGCCGctgcaccaccgcctcctccccctcgtctGCGCGGCTCACTGAGATCCTTGCCGCCGCGACCACATCGCCCTGCTCCTCGCGGTGAGCGGTGAtccacgccgccacctcctctcccactTGCCGCCCAACTCCCTTGCCGCCGTCAGCCTGCTCCCGCTCGCCACTGTCCTTCTCCGATGATGAGGAGAAAGGCTAGGGGAGAGaatgagagaagggagagagagggaggagggagagagaggaaggagtgaggatgacatgtgggcccccacATATCAGTGGGGCCCGCGTGTCATCTTTTGTGtaaatgataaattaattattttttaattctaatgccacgtcaatgccacataTAAAGAAGACccggtcaataccgccacgttAGCAAAACTGTCCTCCAAAATTGCCAAGGGAATCAAActgcaccggtttcaatagttcgagGGTCGAGATATTCGGTTTTacggtttagggtcatggattagattcgggttacttttaagggagtcaaagtgaacttattcccaaaGTTGAGCAAAAGGTAACGATACACCATATGATGTTATTTCTATTATATTGTGCATTTTGTTAAAATTGAGCGGATGGCCTCATCtttttatgcttatacttatcagctaaaatttaaattttaatcttaattttagagtttattttgaggtttttttcatcgaagtttatttttcagcctttacttttagatcgttaagaacacatatataaaagtttgggACTGCCTATACATTATATGACAGAATTTTTAGCCTCCTATCATGCAGATTTCTTACCCTTTAGATCAACATCTAACGGATGACATCAAtatacacaaacaaaataaagctCACGTGGGCTCAAATGGGCTTCAAGTAGATTTCAGACTTACATCGTAAATACATTTAAATTacatacttcatccgtttcataatgtaagtcattttagcatttcctacattcatattaatgtcaatgaatctagatagatatatatgtctagattcattaacatcaatatggatatgggaaatgctagaatgacttatattgtgaaacggaggaggtATGTAATTTTCAAACTTACATCGTAATTACACTAAAATTGCATATGTAATtaatatgtaattatagtgtaagtaACCAATGAAAGGGATGAGTTAAAAATCACGGATTCGAGTCCTGGTATGTGTAAGAGTTTTTGTTTCTCATGTCATGAACGAATCTCAGCGTAGCATAAATCTCAAATACATTCGacggtaaaaaaaaaggtgcaaaATTAAACCATACAAAATCTGCCAGCAGATGGATAGCTATTCCGTAAAAGTTTTATTAACAAAatatttttcgtttgtaaataagccgtttggcttattccctAAATAAGCCAACCGATGAGAACCTCAAATCCTCAATTTGTAGTTGGTATTTCTTTACTTTctacaaataataaaatataaaacatgATGCTTTATCGTTACTTCACTTCTGGAATCTTTAGGAACTTTTCATAATAATGTCCCATGGTAGCAGGAAGAATACAAAAGCCCCAGCTAGCTCCTGCATGTGCTATCACAAACTCTTTACTTGAACAAATCCAGCCAGGTTGTTGCTATAAGGTTTAAAATGGGGATTCTGTCTCATTTTTAACTGCCTACCCATGCCATGCCAGGGTGACGGTACAACGGCAGTACTACAAAAAATCACAGGGGAAAAGCCGAAAAAGCCACACCCACGTTACCCGGATCTGCTTCCGTATCCGGTACGTACAGCCCTTTCTAGAAAAAGCCAACCCTTCCTTCACAGGCCCAACTGACATCCGGGACCCACAACCCCACACCACAGCAGATGGCCCACCTGCGAGTCACTCAACAGTAGTAGGGCCCTCGTGCCGTATTACCACCGGAGTCCCCACGTCGCGCGCTCTGATTGGCCGCGGCGCAGTCCACGCCTCGCTAGGCCGCCACGTATCAACTCACCCCCGGGGATCCTCTGCGCCGAACCCGTCAACGCGCACGCGCCGCAGAGGATCCGACGGGGGAGGGAGGTGACACCTGTCCCCGCCGCGCTCTccgactctctctctctct encodes:
- the LOC107282066 gene encoding uncharacterized protein, with the protein product MEGVPAAGANASRSPQHRGRRHSLSPTPRRGRGRGAAVREVVVQRTVREVGGAAAFPTLTRTNYTEWSLLMKVMLQARGLWDAVEHGECDEQEDRMAMEAILRAVPSEMISLLATKDSAKDAWDAIKVMRVGVDRVRKAKAQQLHREYESISFHDGESIDDFALRLTSLVSQLGTLGERIEEQNVIEKFLRVVPERFSQIAVSIETLLDLSTLTIEDVTGRLKVAEER